CCGGAGCGACGTCCGCGTCGTCGGTGTTCACCTGGAGACCGGTGGCGCCGGACGCCGCGAGCCGGGCGTGCAGGTCCGGGTCGTGCAGGACGGTGGGCTCGGCACCGTAGAGGACAGCGATCAACTTGGTCACGCGAGAAATTTAGGCGTATCGGGGTGGCGCGGCACGTGAGCCGCCCCCTGGGACGCCGACAGCCAGCCGGACCTCGCGGTCGGGCTGGCTGTCGGTTCGAGCAGGTGTCAGGCGGCGGCGGGGTGTGCTGCCAGGCACTTGTTCAGGCGCTCGTTCGCGTGGCGGACACGCTGGGCCTGGGCCTTCTTGGCCTTCTTGTTCTTCTTGGTCGGGTGCGCCGCGAACTTCGCCTTCAGCGCGTCCAGCTTGGCGGTGGCCTTGTCGACCTGGGCCTGCTGGGTTGCGCACGGCGCGTTCGAGGGTCCCTTCGCGATCGCAGACGGTGCTGCGACGGCCGCGAACGACCCGAAGGCCAGAGTCGTGGCGAGAGCGACGGCAGAGGTGCGGAACGCGTTCATAGAAAGTCCTCGTGGGGCTAGTCGAGCAAGGGTGTGAAATGAGGCACATGCCTCAAACTGCTCAGCGGCACCCACGCCGAAAACATCACTGAGCCGGTGGGAAACGCAGGTCAGGTCAGGGTCCCCGGGTCTTCCGGTACGTCGACCGAGTGCTCGACGAGGTGCTCCAGCGGAACAAGCTCCAAGGCCCGAGCGCTGGTGGCACTGAGCACGACCGGTGCCGCGACCCCGTCGGCGTACGCCTGGTGCCAGCGCGCCGTCACCACGCACCAGCGGTCGCCCGGGACCAGGCCCGGGAACTGCCACTCCGGTCGTGGGGTGATCAGGTCGTTGCCGGTCGCGCGCTGGTGCTCGAGGAACTCGGCGGTCATCACGGCGCAGACCGCGTGCAGCCCGACGTCCTCGGGTCCGCAGGTGCAGGTGCTGTCCCGGTAGAAGCCGGTGACCGGGTCGGAGCCGCACGGCTCGAGCCCGCCGCCCAGCACGTTGCTCTCCGTCATGTTCACGACCCTTTCACGAGTCGGCTCGGGAATGGCTACCGACGTGGGCGCATTATGGAGTCGTGAGCAGACCCCGCCTCCCGATCCTTGCCGCCGCCCTGGGCGCGGCGGCCGTTCTCGTGTCCCCGGTCGCCAACGCGACCCGCGGTCTGCGCCGCTCGATGGGCGCCGACCCGGAGGGTGACCCGCGTGTCACCGGATCTCCGCAGTGGCAAGGCGGAGGCTTCCAGAACCGACTCGAGTCGCACGTGCTGCCCAGCAGCGGCAGCCAGGGGTCGATGGCCGTGGACTTCGCCAAGAAGGGCGACATCGGCCGCCCCGCCAAGCCGGTCCCGCTGGTCACCCCGGCACTGCCCGAGAAGGCGTCCGACTTCGCTGCGACGTGGCTCGGGCACGCGACCGTCCTGCTCGAGCTCAACGGCCACTGGGTGCTCACCGATCCCGTGTGGAGCGACCGGGTCTCCCCGTCGGCCACCGTCGGACCCAAGCGCAGCCACCCGGTCCCGATGGAGCTCGCCGACCTGCCGGCCCTCTCGGCCGTGCTGATCTCTCACGACCACTACGACCACCTCGACACCGCGACGATCGACTGGCTGACCGAGTACCAGTCGATGCCGATCGTGGTGCCGCTCGGTATCGGCGCCCACCTGCGTGCCTGGGGTGTGCCCGAGGAGCGGATCGTCGAGCTCGACTGGGACGAGTCGCACACCGTCGTCCGGCCGGGTCTGTCCGACCTGGTCCTGACCTGCACCGAGGCCCGGCACTTCTCGGGTCGCGGCTTCACCCGCAACAAGACCCTGTGGTCCTCGTGGGTGGTCGCTTCCGGCACGGGCGAGGAGCGCCGCAGCGTGTTCTTCGGCGGCGACACCGGCTACACCCCGGCCTTCGCCGACATCGGGGACCAGCACGGCCCGTTCGACCTGACCGTGCTGCCGATCGGTGCCTACGACACCCGTTGGTCCGACATCCACATGAACCCCGCCGAGGCGGTCCAGACGCACCTCGACGTGCACGGCGACCTGCTGCTGCCGATCCACTGGGGCACCTTCGACCTCGCCTTCCACAGCTGGTCGGCGCCCGTCGAGTGGTTGGTCGAGGACGCCGCTACCCGGGACGTGGTGCTGGCGCTGCCGAGGCCGGGGGAGCGGTTCGACCGCTCGACCGCTCCGAGCGCCGCCTGGTGGCGCGAGGTGGCGAAGGA
The DNA window shown above is from Marmoricola sp. OAE513 and carries:
- a CDS encoding DUF2237 family protein, with amino-acid sequence MTESNVLGGGLEPCGSDPVTGFYRDSTCTCGPEDVGLHAVCAVMTAEFLEHQRATGNDLITPRPEWQFPGLVPGDRWCVVTARWHQAYADGVAAPVVLSATSARALELVPLEHLVEHSVDVPEDPGTLT
- a CDS encoding MBL fold metallo-hydrolase, with amino-acid sequence MSRPRLPILAAALGAAAVLVSPVANATRGLRRSMGADPEGDPRVTGSPQWQGGGFQNRLESHVLPSSGSQGSMAVDFAKKGDIGRPAKPVPLVTPALPEKASDFAATWLGHATVLLELNGHWVLTDPVWSDRVSPSATVGPKRSHPVPMELADLPALSAVLISHDHYDHLDTATIDWLTEYQSMPIVVPLGIGAHLRAWGVPEERIVELDWDESHTVVRPGLSDLVLTCTEARHFSGRGFTRNKTLWSSWVVASGTGEERRSVFFGGDTGYTPAFADIGDQHGPFDLTVLPIGAYDTRWSDIHMNPAEAVQTHLDVHGDLLLPIHWGTFDLAFHSWSAPVEWLVEDAATRDVVLALPRPGERFDRSTAPSAAWWREVAKESRAS